The Methanophagales archaeon DNA segment CTTGTAGTCGTAGTCTTTAATGCCATTGAAGACCTTATGCCAGTCAATATTGCCCCTTCCAAGAGGCAAATGCAGATCATCCGCTCCAAAGTTGTCACTTGCATGCATGTGTATTATCTTCACATCTCCATCCTTTGTTATTTCCAGGAATTCTGTCAATGTTTTTGTTGTGTTGGCATGTGCAACATCGAGGCAGATACCAAGATTATCTCTGTTCACACCCTTTACTATCCGTACAAGCTCAGCCGGATAGCGACCCATTAACATATTCGCCGAGGTCAGGTTCTCAACAGCTATCCTGAGCCCGTACTCAGATGCGAAATCGCAGAGTATTTGCAAGCCGGTAATTGCTTTCTCAAATGCTCTATCTGGCATCTGCACTGACAGCGGAGATAAAACGCCCGGATGAACCACGCATATATCCTCTATGAACTCATGTGCATTCTTTATACTCTCTTTTATCTGTCTTATGCTCTCTTCCCATATCCGCTCATTCACACTTGCTATATTAATATCGGAGAGTGGTGCGTGAAGCGATATAATAAGATTGGTCGTCTGATATACCTCCTTCACACGTTCTTTGAATTCACCCTCCACACGCTGCAAGCCCTCACCTACTATCTCCCAGCCCTGAAAACCCACCTCTTCAAGCTGGTATACCCATTTCAGGGGACTGACTGTTGCATCTACCAGTGAAAAACTTATCTTTAGTTCCATAGCAATCTTATATTTTTACTTAATTGTAATAATAAAAAGAGAAAGAGGTTATGAGCATTGCCAATACCGTTGTGAACGAGATATTCGGGCGTGGTAAGGACCTGCCAAAAGTCCTCACCGAGGCTATCAAGCATGAACTTGGCGTTAGCATAGGTGAATTCAGTGAGAAATCGGGTATACCAGTAAGTACACTCTATAAGATCCTCGCTGGTGAGAGGGACCCGAACTTACGCACCTTCAGGAAGATAATAGATACAATAAGGGCGATAGAGATAGGAAGTGCAGAAAAGAGGAGATTCATCGCTGTTATTTGCTCCCGGGGCTGTCTTGACGTGTTGGACCGGAGGAAGATAAGCATAGGAGAAGAGAGCTTTGATATCAAGGAGTACGCAGTAACGACTATGGAGGAAGCGATAATAGCAGCGATTCAAGCGGAGAAGGAAGGCGCTTCCGCTCTTGTCTGTGCCCCTATTGTCAGTCCAACAGTGGAGAGGATAGTAAATATACCTGTTGCGACGATAAGACCAAGGACGAGTATTATGTTGGCTATTGAACTGGCAGCGAAGAAAATATGTTGACTTTTATATAATAAAGGGTGTTTATATTATTTAAGTGATGGCAATGAAAGAGATAAAGGGTGTAGGTAAGCAGCACTGGATGTATCGCTACGTAGACCGGTTAAATAGTGAAGAGGGTATGTCAGCGGAAGAGATATATGAGGAAGAGAACGCCCGTCGGGCTGCAGAGGGGTTGCCATTGCTGAAGTTCAATTCCGTTGGGCGGACATTGAATACCTTCGGGTATCCGAAATCGGGCACGAAACGGAAGCAACTGGAAGAGGTGAAGCCGGTGCGTATCGGCGT contains these protein-coding regions:
- a CDS encoding sugar phosphate isomerase/epimerase yields the protein MELKISFSLVDATVSPLKWVYQLEEVGFQGWEIVGEGLQRVEGEFKERVKEVYQTTNLIISLHAPLSDINIASVNERIWEESIRQIKESIKNAHEFIEDICVVHPGVLSPLSVQMPDRAFEKAITGLQILCDFASEYGLRIAVENLTSANMLMGRYPAELVRIVKGVNRDNLGICLDVAHANTTKTLTEFLEITKDGDVKIIHMHASDNFGADDLHLPLGRGNIDWHKVFNGIKDYDYKGLFVAELYNLDAGIESLEFIHSLGIGDEQGQGASFLKKGGHTDRYESEQGGSNKSAKYDTKPGHQR
- a CDS encoding helix-turn-helix domain-containing protein; amino-acid sequence: MSIANTVVNEIFGRGKDLPKVLTEAIKHELGVSIGEFSEKSGIPVSTLYKILAGERDPNLRTFRKIIDTIRAIEIGSAEKRRFIAVICSRGCLDVLDRRKISIGEESFDIKEYAVTTMEEAIIAAIQAEKEGASALVCAPIVSPTVERIVNIPVATIRPRTSIMLAIELAAKKIC